A genomic window from Pecten maximus chromosome 6, xPecMax1.1, whole genome shotgun sequence includes:
- the LOC117328652 gene encoding uncharacterized protein LOC117328652, producing the protein MCAPMTMLFANASSIGNSAKRKWKSMVSMFQEWRARPSTCRSCGTVPCQVERKTPWKPSTSLQKDKKNFSERSKAMLLFNYGLELSVVLTKELPQDDLYWKRKMCGHFEEEHMVIFPRCIQRQINNWYPVPR; encoded by the exons ATGTGCGCTCCTATGACCATGCTATTTGCTAATGCGTCGTCGATTGGAAACAGCGCCAAAAGGAAATGGAAATCCATGGTTTCCATGTTCCAGGAATGGAGAGCCC GTCCTTCCACCTGCCGCAGCTGTGGAACTGTTCCATGCCAGGTAGAAAGGAAGACACCCTGGAAGCCTTCCACATCTCTACAAAAGGACAAAAAAAACTTCTCAGAGAGATCGAAGGCAATGCTGTTGTTCAACTATGGACTGGAGCTGTCCGTAGTGTTGACCAAGGAACTACCCCAAGACGACCTTTACTGGAAGAGGAAGATGTGTGGTCATTTTGAGGAAGAGCACATGGTTATTTTCCCACGATGCATCCAACGCCAGATTAACAACTGGTACCCCGTCCCTCGCTAG